The Zingiber officinale cultivar Zhangliang chromosome 9A, Zo_v1.1, whole genome shotgun sequence genome window below encodes:
- the LOC122020573 gene encoding TLC domain-containing protein 5-like: MEDYIVNWVISGALFWSTTFLIVRSLLQNRSFDFCNRIVSTIHAAVAVSFASFTVQDWRCPACPLASSSSPLQMKALSVTLSYLIYDMVCCLFDQNPKMDNLIHHVVSIVGIGAGLAYEMCGSEMVASMWITEISSPFLHMRELLKELGYRDTNLNFTVDVLFAITFSLARMVVGPCLTYVTLTAENPLLIKAMALGLQLVSAFWFYKIVKMLRYKIAKRTRTVDKAAKVAVH, translated from the exons ATGGAGGATTACATAGTGAACTGGGTGATCTCGGGGGCGCTCTTCTGGTCTACGACCTTCTTGATCGTTCGCAGCCTGCTTCAGAATCGCTCCTTCGACTTCTGCAACCGCATCGTCTCTACCATCCACGCCGCGGTCGCTGTCTCCTTCGCCTCCTTCACCGTGCAGGACTGGAGATGCCCTGCGTGTCCCCTGGCCTCGAGCTCCTCTCCTCTGCAG ATGAAGGCGTTGTCCGTGACGCTGTCTTATTTGATTTATGACATGGTGTGCTGCCTGTTCGACCAAAATCCCAAGATGGACAACTTAATCCACCACGTAGTTAGCATCGTTGGGATCGGAGCAGGGCTCGCCTACGAAATG TGTGGGTCAGAAATGGTGGCATCGATGTGGATCACAGAGATTTCTAGTCCTTTCCTCCACATGAGGGAGCTTCTAAAAGAGCTTGGTTACAGAGACACCAACCTCAATTTCACTGTCGAT GTTTTGTTTGCCATTACCTTTTCCTTAGCCAGGATGGTTGTTGGCCCATGTCTGACATATGTGACCCTAACAGCAGAAAACCCGCTCCTGATTAAG GCCATGGCGCTGGGTCTGCAGCTGGTCAGTGCGTTTTGGTTCTACAAGATCGTCAAGATGTTACGATATAAGATTGCAAAGAGGACGAGGACGGTTGATAAGGCAGCCAAAGTTGCTGTTCATTGA
- the LOC122021502 gene encoding proline-rich protein HaeIII subfamily 1-like, which produces MALMAQKHTFVVFMIIIIMVSLPSTALGGRKSKNFVEYAAPSATMTKEYYALSENRADEVDGSHAVRWRMLMKVDTQDYGPDNPAPSLPSLPEPPPRRISHGPPNRSDYTTPLGNDDPTPTLPEPPSGRIPHGPPNGSDDPTPLGSDDPTPTLPEPPSGRIPHGPPNGNDDPTPLGSDDPTPTLPEPPSGRIPHGPPNGSDDPTPLGSDDPTPTLSEPPSGRIPHGPPNGSDDPTSLGSDDPTPTLPEPPSGRIPHGPPNGSDNPTPLGSDDPTPTLPEPPSGRIPHGPPNGSDDPTPTLPEPPSGRISHGPPNESDNPTPLGSDDPTPTLPEPPSGRIPHGPPNGSDDLTLFGSDDPTPSLPEPPSGRIPHGPSNDEREKQTING; this is translated from the exons ATGGCCTTAATGGCACAGAAACATACCTTTGTTGTCTTcatgatcatcatcatcatggttTCACTTCCATCAACAGCATTGGGAG GGAGGAAAAGCAAGAACTTTGTCGAGTATGCAGCTCCTTCAGCAACCATGACCAAG GAATATTATGCATTATCTGAGAATAGAGCTGATGAAGTTGATGGCAGTCATGCTGTTCGTTGGAGGATGTTGATGAAGGTGGACACACAGGATTATGGACCTGACAATCCAGCTCcatctcttccttctcttccggAGCCTCCTCCCAGACGTATCTCTCACGGCCCCCCTAATAGAAGTGACTATACAACTCCATTAGGAAATGACGATCCAACTCCAACTCTTCCGGAGCCTCCTTCCGGACGTATTCCTCACGGTCCCCCTAATGGAAGTGATGATCCAACTCCATTAGGAAGTGACGATCCAACTCCAACTCTTCCAGAGCCTCCTTCCGGGCGTATCCCTCATGGTCCCCCTAATGGAAATGACGATCCAACTCCATTAGGAAGTGACGATCCAACTCCAACTCTTCCAGAGCCTCCTTCCGGGCGTATCCCTCACGGCCCCCCTAATGGAAGTGACGATCCAACTCCATTAGGAAGTGACGATCCAACTCCAACTCTTTCAGAGCCTCCTTCCGGACGTATCCCTCACGGTCCCCCTAATGGAAGTGACGATCCAACTTCATTAGGAAGTGACGATCCAACTCCAACTCTTCCGGAGCCTCCTTCCGGACGTATCCCTCACGGTCCCCCTAATGGAAGTGACAATCCAACTCCATTAGGAAGTGACGATCCAACTCCAACTCTTCCAGAGCCTCCTTCCGGGCGTATCCCTCACGGTCCTCCTAATGGAAGTGACGATCCAACTCCAACTCTTCCGGAGCCTCCTTCCGGCCGTATCTCTCACGGTCCCCCTAATGAAAGTGACAATCCAACTCCATTAGGAAGTGACGATCCAACTCCAACTCTTCCAGAGCCTCCTTCCGGGCGTATCCCTCATGGTCCCCCTAATGGAAGTGATGATCTGACTCTATTTGGAAGTGACGATCCAACTCCATCTCTTCCGGAGCCTCCTTCCGGGCGTATCCCTCATGGCCCCTCTAATG ATGAAAGAGAAAAGCAAACCATCAACGGATAA